In the genome of Zygosaccharomyces rouxii strain CBS732 chromosome G complete sequence, the window TGGGATACCATTCGTCATGTGGAAGCTCCTTATATCCCTAAATTGAACTCCATTACCGATACCAGATTTTTCCCAACTGATGAGTTGGAAAATGTTCCTGATTCACCTGCAATGGCTCAAGCTAATAGACAAAGGGAACAAATGATGAAACAAGGTAATGGCAATGGTAATAAACCACCAGTCaaggaagatttaccattcATTGGCTATACTTATTCACGTTTCGATTATTTAACACGCAAAAACGCTTTATAGATTGACGAATTTTTTTAAAGGAGcattttattctttgttTTCTATTCATCCATTTGTCGCCTAAACGTAAACTTCAGTTGAGGATTGTGATTTACGCCTATTGTAGATCATTGCCTCAAAGGAACATGCATTATCCAAGAAAAGTGAACGATATAGTGAGTTTTCCTCCATGGGATTGTGTGTAGCACTCACCTGCTCATCTTCGTAGAACAAGGAACGGCCGAAAATGCCTTGACGTTTACAACGCTAAGATCTCTAAAACGAGAAATGAGCAAGTGGATGAATACCTTAAACACAATAAAAATAAGTATGCATCTCACAGAACAAGACAAATACTTTTAAAATAAGATCGAGGTGTCGGAACAGCTGATTCCTAATGGCTCAGAATTCACCACCAGGCGCCCAGCAACGTCCTTCTTTCTACACCGGCAGAGACATAGGGATCACAAACCTGTAAAAACAAAGTGTAACCCCACCAATCCGCTAGCGATTTGATGTTACTGAGTTGTGAATAAAGAAGACACAAATCATAAAAtataaaatttttttcatcttttatATACTCAATCAATGTCCGGGTAAACACAGGAAAAATTTTCTGCGTAACATTTCCTAATAAGTAATAAACTTACAAGAGCGAAAAATAACGTCTCCGCGGCTAATCCATCTTGGACCTTTCTTTCTTACTCACTTTGTCCCTAGGTGGTAGGGCTCTGTAAGCAACATAGAATAGCCAACCAAACGAAGTAACCACCACAAATATAACAGATTTGTATGGTTCAGGGACGTCTAGGAAAGGATAAGGATACTTTTGACCGGTAGATGTATCTATCAATGCGCTCAAGTAGGATTTGTAAGCCAAACCGACAGCGGAAATGATCCCCCAGGATTGAGCTAATCCGATTTTGAAACGTTCAGATGCATCTGTGAAATAGTAGTCGCTCAACatgtaaagaattggtaatAGATGGATGGAAACATCGATGTGAAGTGGAACTGGTGATTTCCTCTTAGCTCCTTGGAGAATTAAACCGATGGCAAACAGACGAAGGGGCCAATAAACTGTGGCTACAACAGATTCTAAAACCAGTGCCAGAGGAAGCGTCACATGCCTGTTGATCAATGTCAATAGAGAAAGTGCACATCCATCAGAATCAGGGGAGTCATCCTGTTGCTGCAATCTCTTCTCATTCGGTTCTAGCTTAAGGTCTCTCAATTCCTCTGCAGAAGCTATGGCTCTAGCGTATGCCTTCTCCTGACGCTTCTTTTGAGAACGGTGCTTTTTAATACGTTTGGCTACGTGTGAGACTATGGTCACCACATTATGAGAAATGGTAGCAGCCAAAGAAATGTTCGTTAAAAACTGTTTCTGGCCAGCTTGTGCCAATGATGGTGGTAGTTTGATGTGCGTGCACCGAATGAGACCGTACGAAGAGGTGATCAAAGATGCAACGTTGATGAGCAGCGAACGATCCATGATAAAGTCGATGGCAAACTTAATCCACTTCTTTTGCTCTTAGCTTCTTTCTAGACTACAATTATCAAGAGTTAACTTTCGAACTCTCATTCTCGAGTATGATCTTCTACTAGGACTAAGTAGGCTCGCCCCTCCTTCCCTCATCCCCTTTACTTCGGACGAGAGACTCGAGAAAATCGCCGGGTAAGAACACAAAACGGTTCATGTAATGAGTCAACCTCGAGCAAGACTCCCTTTATAAGCCGAATGGGAAAAAGGCAACCCTCAAAGCATACGAACAGGCTCAATTAGTAACACCTAGAGTGAAGGACATACAAGGTTTTGCTAGAGATTTAAAATGCTTTTCTAAACAAACATCCCTTCTCATTTCAGGTTGATTTACTGCTTTTCCTCGGTGAGACTATACGCTTGTTTGCATTATCACAGAAAGGAgtaaattacaaaaaaagCTTTCCAACATGTGTGGAATGTGATCACCATGGTATTATGTTCGAAGCCTAATTTCCCTGTGCGTTAATATCCCAAGAAGGTAGTGACGGAAATGTGCAACAATACACTACGTTAATCATTAAATTTTACCCTTTGCGTCGTTAAGAAGTTGTACATCTCCCTTTAAGTTAAGGCTTTTTCCAATTAGGCTTCTTAA includes:
- a CDS encoding uncharacterized protein (similar to uniprot|P38842 Saccharomyces cerevisiae YHR140W Hypothetical ORF) — translated: MDRSLLINVASLITSSYGLIRCTHIKLPPSLAQAGQKQFLTNISLAATISHNVVTIVSHVAKRIKKHRSQKKRQEKAYARAIASAEELRDLKLEPNEKRLQQQDDSPDSDGCALSLLTLINRHVTLPLALVLESVVATVYWPLRLFAIGLILQGAKRKSPVPLHIDVSIHLLPILYMLSDYYFTDASERFKIGLAQSWGIISAVGLAYKSYLSALIDTSTGQKYPYPFLDVPEPYKSVIFVVVTSFGWLFYVAYRALPPRDKVSKKERSKMD